In Pan troglodytes isolate AG18354 chromosome 5, NHGRI_mPanTro3-v2.0_pri, whole genome shotgun sequence, the sequence CTAAGAGAGAAGCCAAGTAATATCTCCAAGGCTACCCATCTGTCAGGGTCAAAATTAAAACCAGGACAATCTGACTCTAAAATATATACTTCCCCCGGCCCCACCTCCCCCCAGTTTTCCTCATTGTCCTCTGTGGCTCATTTGTCTTCAGCTAAACTTGCTTTCCCATTATTGTTCGTATTCAATctcaatgttaaaaaaaactctTATTCAAATTGATTATGTCTCTTTATTTCCTAGTGAGTCCCAAGGTTCCAGCATCAGCTAGTGAGTCCCATGGTGCAGCATCAGCTATGTATACCCTGGAATTCAAACATGACTAGACGTGTCCGGAAGCCTATGGAAGGAATCTGGCAGGGGCTGCTTAATTATATAAGTTAACTGGCATCCTCCTGGGAAAGAAGTAATCCTACAAGAAGAGAGTAGAGGCGTGCAAGTTTACTTAGCAGTCAGTGCCACAGAGTAGGGGGTTAAGGCTGAGTCACGTGCAAGGTAATTATTTAGCCTGTCTTCCGATCAAATCCCTAGGGACTCTAGGAGCCAGGAGGTTGCTACTGAAGGTTCCAAGTGTCTTCACTAAGATTTCCACGGGTCATTGAGTGTTCATGCGGAGTCAGGAGACCCCGCAGCTTACTCCCCAGGGCCCTGTGGGGGTGAGTCACGAGGGCTTGGGTGCAGGCATTGGGGTCCTCAGGAGATTCACAGATCTGGAGTCAAAGGGTAAAGGCTTATCCATTCAGTGGCCAAGAAGGCTGCTTCAAAGCACAGCTGAGGGAGGAGTTTGCTTCAGAGCTCCTGAAGTTAGTGGGGGAAAGTGGTTGAGGGTAATAGAGTACTAAGGTCGTAATGGGAAGCAGATTCAGGGAAATAACCTGAATCTCAATTgccatatttataaatgtatcaaCAATTTAATAAAACCAtttgagcaaaacaaaacactttgttTTGTTATGCACTTGCAACTATTAAAATTAACTGACAATAGAATTTATTTAAACATGCAACCACATACTACTTTCTTTTTCAATCACTGTCAGAGTTAGAAGCAGTCTTTTTTCGCATCAGGGTCTAGAGACTCTTCTGAATTATTTCGGCTATGTACAGTTAGATGTAGCATCCTAAGCACAATGCTTTTCAAAACTGTGCTGCTTTGGGATTGAGAAATACTGTCATTTGATCCACTTTCCTGTTGGGCTAAATGTAAGTTACATTTGTTCCTAAATTAAATTACTCACTTAGTTTGAATAGTTTCTCTTGAACATCACCTGGAAATCTTTGATGTTTAGGACTGGAATAATTCTTGAATCATCcattcagttaatatttattgagggcctccTGCACGCTGGTCCTTCTGCTTCCAGAATTGACATCGTAGAGAGAGAGGtgagaacaaaaacaaagagacatataaataaataaaattttaataaatttaggcAATAAAACTTCAGCAAGGTGGTTAGAGAGGGCTCTTTGAAGAGGTGATACTTAAAGGTGAGCCCTCAAGGATAAAAGAATCAGCCCTGTTGTTGGTTGGGAGGAAAGTTCACCATCTCACAGGCCCTTCTACCTGTGAATGTCTTGTCTAGTCATTAACAAATGTTtaataaaactgacaaaatcTCCTGGCCTTGgggaatttatattcttttttcttttttttttttttttgagacaaagtttcgcccttgttgcctaggccagagtgcaatggcatgatctctgcttactgcaaccaggttcaagtgattctcctgcctcagcctccccagtagctaggattacaggcatgcaccaccacccctggctaatttttgtatttttagtagagctagggtttcaccatgttgatcaggctggtctcaaactcctgacctcaggtgatccccccacctcagattcccaaagtgctgggattacaggagtgacccactgcacccagccaggggaTTTATATTCTAGTGGGGGAGATGGACAAACAAATACATAGTATCTACAGTCTGTCAGACGCCAAGTGCTGTGGTGAAAAATACAGCAGTGGAGGGCAAGTAGAGAGTTCTGGGGTAGCTGGTAAAAGTGTAAAATCAGGTGGTCAAAGGAGGGCTCACTGAGAAAGGGAACTTTGATCCAGAAGTGAAGATCTGTGATCTAGCTCAAAGGTTGGCAAGCCTTTTCTATAAAGGGCATCTAGTCAATATTTTTGGCATTGGGGGATCACACGGTCTCTGTTGTAACTTCTGAACTCTGCCATTGCAGGGAGAAAGCAGACATAGACAATATGTGAGTGAATGCTGTGTTCCCATATGTGAGTGTTGCTGTGTTCCCATACAGCTTTGTTTATGGACACTGGtgtttatatttcatataactTTTACATGTCATGGAATAtcattattcttttgtttttttcccccaactgtttaaaaatataaagaccattTTTGGCTGCAGGCCATGCAAAAATGgtcagtgggctggatttgggcCTTGGGTCATATTTTGCCTACTCCCAATCTAATGCAAGGGATTCTGTGTTCCCTTTAATTGCTTTGTATGGTGTGTAGTAGTGTTTGAATGTTAGGGTGAAATGCACTCTTCATCCTTTTAGATAACCTGCCTGTTTTAGCTCCAACGTATTGGTTGTTGCTCTATGGAGTAGATTAAGAAAATTCCTCTGTTTATCCAGTGACAAATATTCACTCACATATATTAAGTTTATGTCTTACAGCTCTTATTGCCAGGCTCTACTGTGCAGTAATAGCTGTTATTTTCAATCCTTCATCATAATACAGTATTTCTGAAGTCATTTTAAATAGCAATTAAGAATTGCATTTGGGTGCAAGCTATAGAAAACTGGATGAAGAGTGGCTTATTAAGGGTTTATTTGTCTAATACAGAAAGGTGTAGAATAGGTTGTGCATGAAGAGACTGGGGTGGTAGCTACAAAATGTCATTAAGGACCCAGGCTACTGTCTTTCTGCTTGAGCATAtagtattttcacatatttatggTGTTTGTTTTCACATTTGTGAAATGGTTTCTGCACCTCCAGGCACCATATCTGCGTTTCTGCAAGTAAGCAGACTAGAGAAGGGCAAAAGCCTGCtttgtgttttcattcatttaagtGAAGCCTTCCCAAGGACTGTCTGCCTCACATCTCATTGGTCAGAACTGTGTCATGTGATTACCTCTAACAATAGAGGTGTTTGTGTAAACATGATGTTGTAGCTGAGCACATTGCTCTTCTAAGTAAAACCAGCCTTCTGTATTTAGAAAGAGAGGGAGATTGGTTACTGGGTAAATAACTACCATTGTTTTGCTTCCAAGGgtgtttaagtaaaaaaaaaccaGGTGAGTTGAAGGTACCTTCCACCCATGGATCAAATGACATAGATgaagtcaggcacggtggctcacgcctataatcccagcactttgtgaggccgaggtgggcagatcacctgaggtcgggagttcgagctcagcctgaccaacgtggagaaaccccatctctactgaaaatacaaaaattagccaggcgtgatggcacatactggaggctgaggcaggagaatcacttgaacccgggaggcggaggttgaggtgagccaagatcacacctttgcattccagcctgtgcaacaagagtgaaactctgtctcaaaacaaaacaaaacaaaaaaatgacataGGTGAAAGCAGTGACTGTTGGCCCACAATTTACTTCTCTTCCATTTGCTTAGGAAATTCCTTTTGATATTGATTGTAAGATTCATTTCATTTCAGAAGAGTTGAAATGTGGggagaataaaaaaattcattgtgTGAAGGAAATGATTGTGTATGTTATGGCTATTTGGACTCTGGAATTAAGCCCAGCACATGAAGTGCTCTTGATGGCTTCCTGTTACCGCATGGGAAGCCTCTCTGTTACCTGGGCCCCGCCCAGTAGGCTGATGTGTTCCTCTAAGTTCCTGCTTCCTGAACTGCCTGCCCCCGCCACCCTAGGGTGGGTGCTGTCAGTTCCAGGCCATGTTCACCtctgcagaccttacaaacaggcTGTGGTAGTGTGACACATCTTCCTTCCTGATGCTAGTATCACAAACATCCACTTGAAAACTTCCTTCTACGGATTAACTTTCTCCTACCTTGTTATTTGGGTGATTTGCTATTAGTACTAGCTAATTTTCTAAGGTtttacctgttttgttttttcatgtcttctttttaatCATCTGCCCTTTCTTataagtgaatcatgggggccagtgaCTCAACAAAATGCTTTGAGTTCTGCTTCATGTCACATTGGGAAAACATGATTTGTATAAAACAGGGCATCTCTGTGGTGTGTACTGCCACCCTCCAAGCTGTTCTGTGGAAGCTAGGGTGCCACCTCTCTCTCATTAAAATACGtttcttctttttactcttttgaatattaacacatttattataatcttcaaaacattttaaaataaaactcttgCTCCCACTTTGTTTCCTTACCCAATTCCTGCTCCTCTAGCCCTTGGATAACCACTTCTGTTCGTTTCTTACATGAccttcaagaattttttaaaacaatataaacacAAGCAAATATAAATGCgttcttatttttctccatttttttttaaagtgagcttAGTCTACATATAGttctgctgcttttctttttaacctaCTAATATGTCTTGGAGAGCTTTTCATAACAATGTTAACAGTACATACAgagcttctgttttttttctttttaagctgcATAGTATTAAAGTGATCTCTTTAAAACACAAACCTGGACATGCCTCCTGGTCATCAGAttgaaaaaatatagtatatatacggGTTTGGCACTATCTGTCATTTCAGGTGTCttctgggggtcttggaatgtatcccccatgGATAGGGAGAGACTATTGTGTTTTCATTCCATCTCAATTGGTATGTACTCTTAAATTAAGAAGGTAGGCAACATTTTGAAAACTTTGCAGAGATGGATTTGCAGCTCCTCAAGAGCACATCTGACCCCTAGTGACTGAAGAAGGAAAAGTGAAAGATCAGAGGAATGAAAAGGGTTAAGAAACAGAGTTCAAAGTAAGATGATATTCTTTGTTTACTCTCACCTTAGAAGTGGAGAACATTTTTCTCCTGTGAACTGATGAAAGGATGCTTTCATGGTAGTGGCTACAGCTGTGGAATTTCTGAAGAAGGCTGCTGAGGGGAATAAAAATGTTGCTGCTGTCATGAATCAATGAAATGTCGACATCTCAGATAGTCTATACATGGTTTTCAGATGGTTTTGGGCAAAGGGAGCTTTTATGACCATAGATGTCAACTTCTTGCAAGGGTGAGGGTGGGattggggtgggatggggagtgGTTATGGCCCACTGAGAACTAAGTCACTCTGTCATCTCATAGTCCATTCTTTCCAAGCTACCTGAATTGTGCTCCAGAGTTCTGGGGAGTCTAGGTTGAAGAAACGACCGTGttagtggccgggtgcagtggctcatacctgtaatcccagtactttgggaggccgaggtgggtagatcacttgagcccaggagtttgagaccagcctgggcaacatagagagaccccatctcaaaatagcAATAACAACATCAAAGAAACGACTGTGTTGAGACTGGCTCATTCTTCCACTGGATATCTAGTGAGTGGACAGTGCATGACACCTACATAAATCACCTCTTTTTTTGTATCAATGACATAAATCTAGTTCAGTTTGGAAGTATATACATACTGTTTCAGATAAGCATATCTACTTATTtgtttgtcttctctctttaGATAAAGAAGAAGCAACAAGATGTGGTTAGATTTCTGGAAGCCAACAAGATAGAGTTTGAGGAGGTGGATATCACAATGTCAGAAGAACAGAGGCAATGGATGTACAAAAACGTCCCCCCGGAAAAGAAACCCACTCAGGGCAACCCCCTGCCACCTCAGATATTTAATGGCGACCGATACTGTGGAGTAAGTGGCTAGACTGTTATCatgctgtttctttttattgttcagAACACATGCCACCTAGAGTGCAGGTGGGTTTTTCCAGTGAAGACTGTGACTTCTTCACCCAATGCCCATTCAGATCCGCATGTCTAACAGAGGGTGAAGTTGAGAAGGGATGTGAGTCCAAGGTCATGgactgtgtatgtatgtgcgAGGGTTGTGTGGTATGTGAATGTAAGTGCACGTGTGTCTGTCAATCTGAGCTCTGTCTTTGCTTTGGAAACAGAAGTAGGAAGggaagctctgtgtgtgtgtgtatgtatgtatgtacgtgtgtATTATGTTCTAAATTTTGaagcattaaaaataatcattttaattattaaattattaatcaaattattttttgattaatACATTTTAGGGGGCAGAGTAGTAGAGGGGAATAATTATCTTTGAATATCCCTTTATGGTATAAATAACTGCTAATAGCTAATCGTAAACCAGAGTTCCATTTCTTATGATAATGAGCCAGAGGGATCATTAAGAATATCAGTGCACctcatatatgaacatatatcaGGTGCTTTCCTGCTGCATGTAGCATACGAGAAGATGAAAAAGTCACTTTCATCTATTTACCTACTTGCGTACTCCTTaggttaagaaaaataattgagaaacttctttctaatGAGTAAGTTAGGATTTGCCTTTTGCCATATCTCTAAGTATCTAAGTCAGTGTTTATTTTTGGACCTGTACTATAGTTATTTAAGGACGGTCTAAAGAAGAAGGAGCTACAGAGCTGAGGTGCTTGAGATTAAATAAATAGCTAGGCTGTAATTAGCGTGGAGGAAAGGTATAACAGCCTTTGGTGGCTTCAAAGAAAACAATCCTTTCCCCCACGTGCGTAATGGAGAATGAGAAGTTGCAATATAAAGCCATGTGTAGATTATACAGAGAATTCTTACCTGTAGCATCCTGAGGAGAATCCTGAACATGGCATTAGACTTAAGTTTGAGCACTAGTACTGCCTTATGTCGGCTGGGACACCTTTGGAAAGTTACTTATCTTTTTAAGCcccagttttcttatctttaagcAAGGGATAATGTCTGTCTTTGTGATCATTTCAAATGCATTTCTTAAgcatattatataaaaatgaaaattgttattttatggggtttttaatatcattattttatattttattgagagAAGTGTGTGGTAACCAAGGGTGTATTTTATTCATGATTACCAAGGATATAAAATGTACTCTTGTGCCTGCAGACCTAAATGAAGTAATAGctgaaaatgtttgcaaagtatatagttcaaaataaaataaagctataaGTCAAATAGTGCTAGAaggcttaaaacaaaaatctagcAGTTTTCTGTCCCTCGGACTTCGAGGctttgaaaatgcttttattcTAGTCTTATGGTTTAGTGGTAGTTTCtgggtacagaattctaggttggaaaggattttgatgatattgattcAGTGTCCTCTGGTTTTCGCTGCTACGATTGAGATGTCTAATGCCATTTTCCTTGATCGTTtatgtttttgtcagttttctctACGAAAAATTTTAATCTCTTATATATACATTCACCACATCTTTTGGTGAATTACTATGGTATGAGctatttttcattcattgtgCTGAGTGCTCAGTATGCCTTTTAAGAAATTCTGTGATTGCTGATTACATGTGttcttatattatttttcctgaaaattttcTCCCTACTTTTTTCCTTGTTCCCTTTCTCTTGAGTGCCTATTAATTTGGATATTGGATTTCTTACATTGATTTTCTAatactttaatctttttttctaatgtccACCTATTCgatttttgttctttctgaaaaAGAACACAATCCTTTCATTGAATTTTTGTCCTTTTCTCCCCATTTCTTGCTCTGTGATTCTTTTAAATAATGTTGTATTTCTACTAAATGAATACAAGATCTTAACTAAAGatattaaatatgatttatttgaagttttcttctgTTACTTGTGTTGTTcctgttttcattgattttttttttcactttgttttggttatttttctcAGGTGGGGTGGGCTTTCCTTATATGTATGTTCATCCTCGTCTTTTGTTCATGTAAGAGGTGAGACTAGGAAGCTCACTAGAAGCTGCGTGTGTGTCTTATATGAATGCAGCCTTGTTTCCCTGTGGGATGACTCAGTAGCCTGTTAGCATTCTCATTGCAGATATTGATAGTAGTATCTGTAGGTCTTTTCTCAGATGGTGGTTTAATTTTTCTGGAGAATGGCCTTTCAGTCTCCTGCTTTGGGAATCTCTGCCTGGCTATTGGAGTTCTGGACCTGTAGGGTGAGGGAAATGGAAGGTCTCACTCTCTAGCGTGCAGATTTTCACTTCCTATCCCTATTTTCAGTCTCTCTTCAGTGCCcatgtgtatacatttttttgcATCCCTGAGACCATGTTTATTAATAGTGTATTAATATCTTCTAGCTCCTTCGAGGAGAGTGAGGCACCCTGGGATCTAACTGCTGCTTATACAGACTTTCAaacaatttttctgttttctgcttttgCTCACTCACCATACCTTCACAATAGATGATGCCTCCAGTTCCTGACCTTTGATGGAGCCCTACACCTTGCTTCTTGCTGATAGTGCTCCTGCAGACATTGAGTTTTGACCATTCTCTTTTTTCTAAGATCTTTCACCATTTCTCTTCCCACTTACTGCTTATATTGTGGTTTAGGCCTTTAGATTGAATCTCCTAGCTTTATgtctttatgtatgtgtgtgtgtgtgtgtgtgtgtgtatatatatatatatatatattatcttttttgaaaatctttgttgttttgttgacTTACTGAGAGAAAGGAGGTAGAGACGTCTTTGTTCTATCATGATAAAAGCAGAAGTGTTCAGTGCTGTTTGAATAGAGGAATATATTGAATGAATAGaagaatataatgtaaaatatagtTAACTTTACtccttatttttatctctttatgaCTTCTAGCTGTCTATGTATCTTTGCCCTTTGAAGTCTGTGGAAATTTTTTCAAGTAGACTATCTGGGAGCTGGCTAGAGGTCTATATTACATATTGATTAAACTGTGCCAGGTAAATGGCATCTTCCATGCTTGAATGGTGTTAGTCCTGTGGTGGTGGTCACGACAGCTATTGGCGTACGCACTGTAATCATAGTCTCTTCTGGCAAGAGTTTTGAGACAGTGTCGGCTCTTATCAAAGTTAGGTAAATTTGACTTTGACATAAGCATTAGAGGGCAACTAACCACAGGCCTTGTTCATCTCACCTGCTTCTGTGCACCTTGCTTTACCTAGTGATAGTTTCTGACTGGTGTCATCTGGTTGTTTAACCTGTAGAAACCTACCACATTGCGAGTGACACGATCCAGAAAgcttgtatatttttattctctttcctggaattagaaaattattattgTAACCTGGGTGAGCTAGGCATGTGAGGCGTAGAGTAAACAGCTGCTAAGCTACTTGGTAACCAGTGTGGACAATTGCCTTCTCTCTCATTTAGCAGTTGTATATCTTGCCTTTTGGAAGGAGTTCCCCACTGAATGGAATCTCCCTGGCATGACCAATCAGTTTTTTCTACCCCAGAATTTGAACATTGAGGGGATGATGTAGAAATACGAGGTCAGTTGGAGGTTGTTTGTGGCAGTGAGTGTCCAGGGGTGATGGGGCCAACCATAGCTGTGGCTGGTGTCCTTATGCAGCTCATCTGGGGTGTGACATGAGTGTATTCTTGGCTACCCAGACAGGGAAATTCCTTCTGTTTTCTAAACTGGTCCTCTAGTTTTAATGTGGAGTCTTGCCAACTCCTATGATACCTCCATAATTCATAATTCCTCTCCCTCAAAGTTGCTAGTATCTTTCTCAGTTATTTGCATCAAGAACCCAAACTGGCACAACTTATTCTTGTTGATTCCCTGGAGTGGAATCAGTCCTTACTGTGAGCAGGATTCTTCCTTCTCTGAGAATGTGGGTGATGAGATTCTAAAGGTAAAGGAGCCAACACTTTGGCTTTTATGATGAATTGTAGTGTCTGATTTGGATTTTAGAAAGCTCTGGGCCTCATGGCCAAGGTTTTAACCCTTTGTTCTCACTCTGTGGAACTGGCATTTGTGCAATGCATCAGAAATGAAAACTCATCCACTTATACTAAATGAAAATACCTACtcccctttcatttcttttctctctctctctattcagCAAACAGATGatttggatttctttatataatttttcttatttttattttaaattttctttattgtgataaaaACATATAACACTTACTATCTTAAgcacttttaagtgtacagttcagtagtattaaatgtatttacattgttgtgaaacagatccctagaactttttcatcttgcagatCTGAAACTATATCCCTTAAACAACTCCCCTTTGCCCCCTTCCTCAgctcctggtaaccactattctactttctctatataaaatatctactTCAGATACTTCAACTAAGTGGAATCACACACTACTTGTTTTTTTgcaactggcttctttcatttagcatatcttcaaggttcatccatgttctaGCATGTGACAAGATTTCCTTCCCTATTaagactgcataatattccattgtatgtatgtgccacattttgtttatttattcatccattgatggacatttggattaaattcacctcttggctattgtgaatagtgctgctatgaacatgggtgtgcaaatatctctttgaaatcccgttttcagttcttttaatttttagaattattttatatttcttttattttagatacagggagtacatgtgcaggtgtattacatgggtatattgcactgggatagtgagcatagtacccaataggtagttttttgacgCATATCCCCTTCTGTCACCACTCTAGTGGTTCGCAGTGTCAATTGTTTGCATTTTATGTCTATGGGTcctcaatgttcagctcccatttatatgtgagaacatgcagcatttggttttctgttcctgtgttaatttgcttaggattacagctgccagttccatccatgttgctgcagaagatatgagtttattctttttttaaggctgcatagtattccatggtgtatatgtatcacattttctttatccagtccatcattgatgtgcacctaggttgattccatgtctttgctattgtgcatagtgcagTAATGAGCATATGAGTGCATGTATCTCTTTGGTATAATGAtccattttcttttgggtatatacacagtaatgggattgctgggttgaaagaTAcctttgttttaagttctttgagaaatcttcaaactgctttccacagtggctgaactaatttaccaacagtgtataggcctttccttttctctgtagccCTGCCagcttctgttgttttttgaccttttaataatggccattctgactgatgtgagatgcatctcattgtggttttgatttgcatttctctgatgattagtaatgatgaacatttttttttcattttttttttttggctgcttttatgtcttcttttgagaagtgtctgttcatgtccttttaaTGGGatcatttgttttttgcttgttgatttaagttccttataaattctggatattagatctttgtcagacacatagtttgtgaatattttctcccatttgtaggttgtctgtttaccctattgatagtttcttttaaatatatacctagaagtgagattgctaaattgtatggtagttctatttttaattttggggggaacAGCCAAACTATTTTCTATAGCAATTGTACCATTTTGCCTACCAACATTACCTACCAACATTGCAGAGAGGTTCTAACTTCTACACATCCTCACcaactttttttgttattttttcaatgGTATCTACTCTAATGAGTGTGAGTtgataactcattgtggttttgatttgtatatctgatgattagtgatgttgagcatcttttgaatatgtttgttagccatttgtatattatCTTGTAAGACGTatctattcaggttctttgcccattttaaaattaggttatttgattttttgtttttgagctgTAGGTGTTCTTTACATATTTGGGTAGTAATCCCTTATCAGCTATctgattggcaaatattttcctccactccataggttgccttttcactctgttgattgtgtcctttgatgaACAAAAGATTTTAACCTTAATGtagtcctatttgtctatttttgctcttgttacttgtacttttggtatcatatccagAAAATCAGtttgccaaatccagtgtcatggagcttttcccctgtgttttcttctaggagttttatagttttggtccTTGGGTTTGTGTCTTTAATCCGTTTCAAGTTAGCTTTTGTACCTAGTATAACATTAGgatctaacttcattcttttgcatgtagatacccagttttcccaatactGTTGAAGAGACCATCTTTTTTCTCAATGAGTGGTCTTGGAATGCTTGTCTGTTTATTTGACCGTACACAGAAGGGTttattttggactctgttctgtGCTattagtctatatgtctgtctctACGTAGAATCACACTGTTTGatgactatagctttgtaatatgttttgaaatcagaaagcatAAGTcctttaactttgttctttttcaaaattgttttgactgTTTAGGGTCCGTTGATTTGCCGTATCAATtttaggatgattttttttttctatttctgcaaaaactgCTGTTGAAATTTTAATAGGGATcatgttgaatctgtagactgctttgggtatTATTGACATCTATAATATTATCTTCTAATCCGTGAGCATGGGATATCCATTTATTTGaatctcctttaatttttttcagcatgttttgtagttttcagtgtacaagtcttttaccACTTGGTTAGGTTTATtcctactttattatttttgatgctgttgtaaataaaattgttttcttaattttctgtttcaattatTTATTGTTAGTGTCtaaaaacacaactgatttttttgtgtgttgattttgtatcctacaactttgctaaatttgtttattagttcttttatttttattttttaactggtGGTTGGAAATGGAAATTCAGTCAAGTTTCATTTGACTAGGGGCACATTAAATAGTTTGTGGATTAACCCTCAAGGGGAAAAAACACAGTGGCTAATCAGATAGTCAAGACAGATTGGTGCAGTTTGACTGAGGATGCCATATCTAGAGTCAGGCATTAGGTAAAAC encodes:
- the SH3BGRL2 gene encoding SH3 domain-binding glutamic acid-rich-like protein 2 isoform X4, which gives rise to MVIRVFIASSSGFVAIKKKQQDVVRFLEANKIEFEEVDITMSEEQRQWMYKNVPPEKKPTQGNPLPPQIFNGDRYCGDYDSFFESKESNTVFSFLGLKPRLASKAEP